Below is a window of Pochonia chlamydosporia 170 chromosome 7, whole genome shotgun sequence DNA.
TTGTGGTTCTAACTAGCTTTGATTTCTTCAACTGCCCtgccagtctggttgatgcgGCCCTGGGAAAGGTAGTTTTCGATGCATCCGCTGCTGGATAGTCTTCAGCTGCGgctcctcctcgtctttTAGGATTCCATGGCGAATAAAAAAGTCCAGCATAATTACAGCGCAATTGTCTTTGAACTTGCCATCTGCTAGGTCCTTCTTCACCTCGTCTATATCGCAGAGCTTAAATTCTTCTACCTCGCCGTCCTTGGGTTCCGGTATCATATCCACAGGTAGCTCTAGATCGTAAACCCACTGACACTCTGGAAAAATAAAGTCTGCTTGCCCGACATTCTTTTCATCCGTGACATATATGTAAGTGACCATGCCGACGCCTCGGGCATTTTGGCGAACCACATTCTCCGCCAAactggcttcttcatcggcTTCACGGATGATACACTCGAAGGGGTCTTCTCCGGTCATTAAGCCGCCAGCAACAGTGTTGTCAAGCATCCCAGGGAAGGTCGATTTATCCTTTGCCCGCTTCGGTACCCATATTAAGATTCCATATGGTGCCGAAGGTTCGACGACGTAAGCAGTCAAGTGGACACCATATCTTACGGTTCCAAGTAATCCCATAGCACCTCGCTCCATACTGAAGAGAAGCTCGCCATTGCGCCCATAGACAGGCCAGAGCTCGTCTCGCCAGCCCTTAAGTAGCTTAAAGGTTTGGCGTTCTCGCCAATACGCAGTTAG
It encodes the following:
- a CDS encoding thiamin pyrophosphokinase-related protein (similar to Metarhizium robertsii ARSEF 23 XP_007818900.1), with the translated sequence MKSNLDLVDDTDKFPYPPFTTGSSTLFDVPEGIYALVWKDANGPYPIGYVLDLVVAELIRVPDNVRGEMEVDHVGKTLSLLQLASEPERTAKVAKLTAYWRERQTFKLLKGWRDELWPVYGRNGELLFSMERGAMGLLGTVRYGVHLTAYVVEPSAPYGILIWVPKRAKDKSTFPGMLDNTVAGGLMTGEDPFECIIREADEEASLAENVVRQNARGVGMVTYIYVTDEKNVGQADFIFPECQWVYDLELPVDMIPEPKDGEVEEFKLCDIDEVKKDLADGKFKDNCAVIMLDFFIRHGILKDEEEPQLKTIQQRMHRKLPFPGPHQPDWQGS